tatacattttaccagtccaagcaagtcaataattacagtttaatttttagcgttgcgtttaaaatttaccattttactttgttaatattgacgttgcttgcattagaaatttactaactttattttatactttttacctatcataaaatcattttttaggtacgaaatgataaatatcaaagtgtgaattcttaattattatattttaacattttagacatttacatagcgaatattactgtttgaaatagtattttcttccatgtaaagagtaaattgtaacgtttaaatggtaaatattataaagtgaatagtaaaatcacgattttactgtttgaaatggtaatgtttagcagttgatcattacttattataaatcgactgttatttattacagcttacttttttccgtatattttataatattttttgaattaatggCGCCTAATTTTCTTATCATATGTGCGCgcctaaaaaaatctagtaaTATATTATTGGTTGATCTCATTTTAACTTGATTAAGTaccgccatagttttcacgtgagagaaataaaaaaatttatttttgcacgtGTGTATCATcgtgtattttaataaaaattcatttaaaaaaaaaactacgtaaGCTAGTCTGCTGATATTAAATACAGCAGCAGTTAATCGAATTCtggaactaataaaattagcctGGTCTCGATATATCTATTTTTTCGGGAGTTATCGTgtttacataaaaaatcagCGTAcagacatccggacgtccacgtaaaatttttttcgaaacgtttttttttcaaagtagcaacattaaattatttttataaactataaGATGGATTAATTAAAGTGTTTTCTCGATGTACGTCTCcgcatattattttataaatcaatGATATGATATATTATcttcaggaaaatttttttattgcagtaATGACCAATAGTTACATtgaatgtaattattaaataatttttagtatttttttttctattgaaaaataaatttatataatattttgaaacGATTCTACAAAATTGAACTCTATgttgaagaagaagaagaagaagaagaagaagaagaagaagaagaagaagaagaagaaggagaagaagaagaagaagaagaagcagAAGCAGAAGAAGAATATCCGCATTTTACAAAGTTTGGAGAAATGACCGTCCTTGGAACTGGAAGATTGTATCGATTAAATGCCCGTCGTTTCCAGTCTTCAAAATCACTGTGTGGAGTAGGAGTTCGCGAGAACATCCAGGTTCGTTGAAAACTgtaagaattaataaaaaaataattattaacaatcaGCATCTCTTTAATCGCACTGTAAACAGTAAACTTACTGTTTGTCTCCACGATTGTCACAAGCCCAAACTATCGCATAGTTATTGTAATCGGTAGCGAGAGTATAAAAATCAGTGGGTGCACTAGCAACTGTAATATCGTGAGTCAAAAATGTTCCTCGTTCATTCTGGACAGCATTTCCATAGTAACTTGTACCAGCAGGAAACCTAAATCACGGAATTCATCAAATCACTCTAATAATTCCATAACCCAGATTACACTGAGTAAacagaaaatttcttcaactaccattcgaaaaaaattaattataattaaacaaaacagTATTAAGCTGCAATTTTCAATTTGCAACTTTCCAAAAGGCAGATGaggagattaaaaaataaattgagtttatttgtttattttttaaaaagttatcgtGTTTGTCCCTGcgtaaaaacttcaaaaatctACACCAGCAattaaaatcacttttttatgtcaaaataacaattaatttatttaaaaaaaaaaaatatttgtacaaTATGACTGTCaagtacactgaaaaaaattttctttaaaaattaccgttaAATTAACTGTAATCGTGGGAAATAATGCCgcccttttatttattaccattttttaaataaaaattacgaaaaaattcatttattttgtggtagacttcataaaatttaccgaaaatttaatttaataaaatttacagtaGACTACggtaaaatttgttgaaaaaaagttaaaaattatctcacTTACCGACAAATGATTAGGTCGTGCCATTCGTCCCACGATTATCGTGAATTTAACGGTaagttttaaagaaaatttctttcagtGTATGATTTAAAGTGACAAAACGTcgcattgaaaaaaaaagtaagccATTCGGCTCCGCTCGAgatggaaggtagatttcaattttttgtaattatacgTTTTGTTCCTGAATTCCtgatttgaaatattattgacattgatatttacaaaattgtcaaaaaattaaatttttcaaaaataaattaaagagaaATTAACCAACtttaaagtgaaaattttaaaattgagctatcgtttttcaatcaaaagttgTTCAgaagtaaaattacaaaaatcaaaatttttataatttttgtaattttaataatttttttgtggtgAATAACttcgataaaataactaataattgtcaaaaagttAACGTTGTATACGTCAAATTAGAAGTAATTTTGTAAGCTTTTacatgaatttatcaaaaatcagctatctttttgctattaaaagttaaaacataaataaagtCACCGGAaacgtaatttttactattttgatCATTTTGAAGAGCTACTATTTCTAAACTAAACGAAGGATTTCACTCATTTTAATGCTCATGCAAGCTAATTGTGTAAAGAATTTGCatactaaatttcattagGATCTGTTGAGAATTCTCAACAGAAT
The sequence above is drawn from the Cotesia glomerata isolate CgM1 linkage group LG4, MPM_Cglom_v2.3, whole genome shotgun sequence genome and encodes:
- the LOC123263899 gene encoding apolipoprotein D-like isoform X1; its protein translation is MFVLVILFCSIAGALAQSSSSSFSSSSSSSNSQPLYDGPCPQIISDPIDYNRYSGQWYEVQRTADHYNEDSEYCHMSTWDKPVNNKSRVTLRTFSPKFPAGTSYYGNAVQNERGTFLTHDITVASAPTDFYTLATDYNNYAIVWACDNRGDKHFQRTWMFSRTPTPHSDFEDWKRRAFNRYNLPVPRTVISPNFVKCGYSSSSSSSSSSSSSSST
- the LOC123263899 gene encoding apolipoprotein D-like isoform X2, which gives rise to MFVLVILFCSIAGALAQSSSSSFSSSSSSSNSQPLYDGPCPQIISDPIDYNRYSGQWYEVQRTADHYNEDSEYCHMSTWDKPVNNKSRVTLRTFSPKFPAGTSYYGNAVQNERGTFLTHDITVASAPTDFYTLATDYNNYAIVWACDNRGDKHFQRTWMFSRTPTPHSDFEDWKRRAFNRYNLPVPRTVISPNFVKCGYSSSSSSSSSSSSSST